A genomic segment from Glycine max cultivar Williams 82 chromosome 1, Glycine_max_v4.0, whole genome shotgun sequence encodes:
- the LOC102667740 gene encoding L10-interacting MYB domain-containing protein yields the protein MSTIRGKAVVNPSQNIDKEKATWDPKANEAFIEACLEQITKGEHLGSSFTKVRWKGIQSKFTQLTRRTYNKTQLKNKYDNLRKDWRVWYKLFGKDTGLGWDNIRNTVNAPNEWWETKQLENPLYGKFRYKGHPFAHQLTILFKNVVATRDFMWAPSSRILPSTFGGDVNDVYRPCLDGININMEEGSGDSDDVSVGATNEFGDININASQGTGSQAIGSQKSGEKHKRIDRTEKIGKKKLNASLKIAEVVSDIAKTCRSCIEDVSSASINEVVKELKTLPEVANDTELHTKCCNLMLFKPAREMFIALQGEDEKRLHWLKDVVKNPLFMNMSI from the exons ATGAGTACTATTAGAGGAAAAGCTGTTGTGAATCCTTCACAAAATATTGACAAAGAAAAAGCTACTTGGGATCCAAAAGCAAATGAAGCTTTTATTGAAGCATGTTTGGAGCAAATTACTAAAGGGGAACACCTTGGTTCTAGCTTTACTAAGGTAAGGTGGAAAGGTATTCAATCCAAGTTTACACAATTAACTAGAAGGACTTATAACAAgacacaattaaaaaataagtatgatAACTTAAGAAAAGATTGGCGTGTATGGTACAAATTATTTGGAAAAGACACTGGTTTAGGATGGGACAATATCAGGAACACTGTTAATGCACCAAATGAATGGTGGGAGACCAAACAACTG GAAAATCCTTTGTATGGAAAATTTAGGTACAAGGGACATCCATTTGCTCATCAACTAACTATACTTTTTAAGAATGTAGTGGCTACCAGAGATTTTATGTGGGCACCATCATCAAGGATATTGCCAAGTACATTTGGTGGTGATGTTAATGATGTGTATCGCCCGTGCCTTGATGGTATTAACATAAATATGGAAGAAGGATCAGGAGACAGTGATGATGTTAGTGTAGGAGCAACAAATGAATTTGGAGACATTAATATAAATGCTTCACAAGGAACTGGTAGTCAAGCAATTGGTAGCCAAAAGAGTGGAGAGAAGCACAAGCGAATTGATCGTACTGAGAAGATtggtaaaaagaaattaaatgccTCATTGAAGATAGCTGAGGTAGTTAGTGACATTGCAAAAACATGTAGGTCATGTATAGAAGATGTATCTAGTGCATCTATTAATGAAGTGGTGAAAGAACTTAAGACCTTACCTGAAGTTGCAAATGACACTGAGTTACATACCAAATGTTGTAACTTGATGTTATTTAAGCCAGCAAGGGAGATGTTCATTGCTTTGCAAGGTGAAGATGAGAAAAGGTTACATTGGCTTAAAGATGTAGTTAAAAATCCCTTATTCATGAATATGTCAATTTAG